From the Jaculus jaculus isolate mJacJac1 chromosome 22, mJacJac1.mat.Y.cur, whole genome shotgun sequence genome, the window GGAAATCGCTGACATTTACAGGAGGTGCCAAAGGCTTAATGGACATTTTCGGGAAAGGGAAAGAAGCGGAATTTAGGCAGAAGGTGGTGAGTAAGTGCGGGGCGACGGCCGACGAGCTGAAGAGGCTGATCCGGCTGCAGACGGAGAGGCTGCAGTCCATcgagaagcagctggaggccagcgACCGGGAGATCCAGTCGTGGGAGCAGAGGTATAACTCCAGCCTCGAGGAGGAGGTGGTCCGCCTTGAGCAGAAGATCAAGAGGAACGACGTGGAGATCGAGGAGGAGGAATTCTGGGAGAATGAGTTGCAGATCGAGCAGGAGAACGAGAAGCAGCTGAAGGACCAGCTGCAGGAGCTGAGGCAGAAGATCGCCGAGTGTGAGGGCAAGCTGCGGGACTACGTGGCGCAGATTCAGGCCATGGAGAGCGGCCTGGAGGCCGAGAAGCTGCAGCGGGAAGTGCAGGAGGCCCAGGTCAACGAGGAGGAGGTGAAGGGGAAGATCGGCAAGGTGCGAGGGGACATTGACATCCAAGGGCAGCAGAGCCTGAGGCTGGAGAACGGCATCAAAGCTGTGGAAAGGTCTCTTGGGCAGGCCACCAAGCGGTTACAGGTAAGGATGTTTTAACAGGGAGCACGTTTCATCTGAGAACTACTCTGCTCTCAGAGATAATTCtgtgactgcttttttttttggtttttttgaggtaagggtctcactctgacctggaattcactgtgtagtctcagggtggccttgaactcacagcaatcttcctgcctctgcctcccaagtgctgggattaaaggcatgcaccaccacacccagccaaattttttaaaaaaattattttaatttgagacagagagagagaatgggtgcaccagggcctccagccactgcaaatggactctagacgagtgtgcccccttgtgcatctggctaacgtgggacctggagaatcgaacctgggtctttaggcttcgctaagccatctctccagcccccaattttttttttttatattaacaacttccatgattataaaaaataccccatggtaatgccctccctcccctgactttcccctctgaaactccattctccatcattatatcctccccctctcaatctgtctcttttattttgatgtcgtgatctttttcctcctattatgatgatcttgtgtaggtagtgccgtGGCTGCTTATTTTTAAGGAATATAATTTCGCATATCTAAAGAATCGTAAGTGTGGCTTTGTTGGACAGCCTTACCGACTCCTGTGACAGGTGTGGAAGCGTAGGTCCGAGGCCTGGCTGAGGTCCGAGCCACACTGATGCCCGCTCTGTGAAGAGACTGCTGAGCTGTGTGGTTCGTGGCTGGAGGCCGTCCCGTCAGAGCCGCGGTGCCCACTGGCAGTGAGCCACAGCGGATGGCCAAGTATGACTCACCAAGGAGTGCGTGACTGGGTGGCCTGTCTCTTCGGCAGTGTCCAACACCAGCTTCTATCCTGAGACATAGTTGCTTTCCACAGTCCATAGGACATCCTTCATTCTCCTGGGTCCCCTCCACTTTCTGCTCTGTCATATGTTTGAGGggtctatatatttatttcaccACTCAGACCCCCAGCTGCTCAATCAGCCAGCATTggatgctattctttttttttttttttttttttgttgttgtttggttttccgaggtagggtctcactctggtccaggctgacctggaattaactctgtagtctcagggtggccttgaactcacggcgatcctcctacctctgcctcctgagtgctgggattaaaggcgtgcgccaccacacccggctggatgCTATTCTTGAGCACACTGTGACATGAAGTTGCACGGATGGATCAGACAGCCTCTAACAGATGAAAAAGACACATGATTTATTAAATTCAATTTAAACAAGTGtccaataaattattttaaaatatccagtAACTTTCAAAGTTTATGCTTAGTCTTAGCCACACCTCAAGTGCTTGTTAGCACCTTAGCAGTCAGCACAGGTCGGCCATTTCCACCTGTTGGCCTGAGCTAGTCAGAAGCTGTGGTTACAGG encodes:
- the Rassf8 gene encoding ras association domain-containing protein 8 isoform X2; translation: MELKVWVDGVQRIVCGVTEVTTCQEVVIALAQAIGRTGRYTLIEKWRDTERHLAPHENPIISLNKWGQYASDVQLILRRTGPSLSERPTSDSVARIPERTLYRQSLPPLAKLRPQVDKSIKRREPKRKSLTFTGGAKGLMDIFGKGKEAEFRQKVVSKCGATADELKRLIRLQTERLQSIEKQLEASDREIQSWEQRYNSSLEEEVVRLEQKIKRNDVEIEEEEFWENELQIEQENEKQLKDQLQELRQKIAECEGKLRDYVAQIQAMESGLEAEKLQREVQEAQVNEEEVKGKIGKVRGDIDIQGQQSLRLENGIKAVERSLGQATKRLQDLLLMVATGGTQNSPYC